In Populus alba chromosome 1, ASM523922v2, whole genome shotgun sequence, a single window of DNA contains:
- the LOC118061262 gene encoding beta-galactosidase 15, whose product MHPLKLLLATLFFFTLAPWATASKVTYDGRAIIIDGKHKLLVSGSIHYPRSTAQMWPELIKKSKEGGLDAIETYVFWDSHEPARREYDFSGNLDLIRFLKTIHDEGLYAVLRIGPYVCAEWNYGGFPLWLHNMPGVQMRTANDVFMNEMRNFTTLIVNMVKQENLFASQGGPVILAQIENEYGNVMSSYGDEGKAYIEWCANMAQSLHIGVPWLMCQQSDAPEPMINTCNGWYCDQFTPNRPTSPKMWTENWTGWFKSWGGKDPHRTAEDLAFAVARFYQLGGTFQNYYMYHGGTNFGRTAGGPYITTSYDYDAPLDEYGNLNQPKWGHLKELHDVLHSMEDTLTRGNISSVDFGHSVSGTIYSTEKGSSCFLTNTDSRNDTTINFQGIYYEVPAWSVSILPDCQDVVYNTAKVSAQTSVMVKKKNVAEDEPAALSWSWRPETNDKSILFGKGEVSVNRILDQKDAANDLSDYLFYMTSVSLKEDDPIWGDNMTLRITGSGQVLHVFVNGGFIGSQWAKYGVFDYVFEQQIKLNKGKNTITLLSATVGFANYGANFDLTQAGVRGPVELVGYHDDEIIIKDLSSHKWSYKVGLEGLHQELYSSDSSKWQQDNYPTNKMFTWYKAAFKAPLGTDPVVVDLLGLGKGLAWVNGNSIGRYWPSFLAEDGCSLDPCDYRGSYDNNKCVTNCGKPTQRWYHVPRSFLNNEGDNTLVLFEEFGGDPSSVNFQTIAIGSACVNAEEKKRIELSCQGRPVSAIKFASFGNPVGTCGSFSKGTCEASNDALSIVQKACVGQESCTIDVSEDTFGSTTCGDDVIKTLAVEAIC is encoded by the exons atgcatccTTTAAAGCTATTGCTCGCCacccttttcttcttcacaCTCGCTCCTTGGGCCACTGCTAGCAAGGTTACCTACGATGGCAGAGCTATCATCATCGATGGCAAACATAAACTTCTGGTGTCTGGTTCAATCCATTATCCCCGGAGCACTGCCcag atgtGGCCGGAATTGATTAAGAAATCCAAGGAAGGTGGACTGGACGCCATTGAAACCTATGTTTTCTGGGATTCTCATGAACCTGCTCGTCGGGAATATGATTTTAGCGGCAACCTGGACCTTATAAGGTTTCTTAAGACAATTCACGATGAAGGGCTCTACGCTGTTCTTCGTATCGGACCGTATGTTTGTGCTGAGTGGAATTATGG GGGGTTCCCTTTATGGTTGCATAACATGCCTGGTGTTCAGATGCGAACTGCTAATGATGTTTTCATG AATGAGATGAGGAATTTCACTACATTGATAGTTAATATGGTGAAGCAAGAGAATCTTTTTGCATCACAAGGAGGCCCTGTTATTCTTGCCCAG ATTGAGAACGAATATGGTAACGTCATGTCGTCTTATGGAGATGAAGGGAAGGCGTATATTGAATGGTGTGCAAACATGGCTCAGTCACTTCACATTGGAGTTCCATGGCTCATGTGCCAGCAGTCCGATGCTCCAGAACCGATg ATCAACACATGCAATGGCTGGTACTGTGACCAATTCACTCCTAATAGACCAACGAGTCCTAAAATGTGGACTGAGAATTGGACCGGCTG GTTTAAGAGCTGGGGTGGTAAAGATCCACACAGGACCGCCGAGGACCTTGCCTTTGCTGTAGCAAGATTTTACCAACTTGGAGGCACTTTCCAAAACTACTATATG TATCACGGTGGAACCAACTTCGGTAGAACAGCCGGCGGTCCATACATCACTACATCTTATGACTACGATGCACCATTAGATGAATATG gGAATCTGAATCAACCAAAATGGGGGCATTTGAAGGAGCTTCATGATGTGTTGCACTCCATGGAAGATACACTTACACGAGGGAACATCTCCTCAGTTGACTTTGGCCACTCTGTCTCG ggCACTATATATTCAACTGAGAAGGGATCGAGCTGCTTTTTGACCAACACAGACTCTAGAAACGATACAACAATTAATTTTCAAGGCATATATTATGAGGTGCCAGCATGGTCTGTTAGTATACTGCCTGATTGTCAAGATGTGGTGTACAATACGGCTAAG gTTTCAGCTCAAACATCGGTgatggtaaagaaaaaaaatgttgctgAGGATGAGCCTGCTGCTCTTTCATGGTCATGGAGGCCCGAGACGAACGATAAATCGATTCTTTTTGGAAAAGGAGAGGTCTCGGTCAATCGGATTCTTGACCAGAAAGATGCAGCAAATGATCTCAGTGATTATCTCTTCTACATGACGAG tGTGAGTCTTAAGGAAGATGATCCCATATGGGGGGACAATATGACTCTTCGGATTACTGGCAGTGGTCAAgttcttcatgtatttgttaATGGGGGATTTATCG gTTCTCAATGGGCTAAGTATGGAGTTTTCGATTATGTTTTCGAGcaacaaataaaactaaacaagGGGAAAAACACCATTACTTTGCTCAGTGCTACGGTTGGATTTGCG aaCTATGGTGCTAATTTTGACTTGACACAAGCTGGTGTTCGTGGCCCTGTGGAGCTTGTTGGATACCATGACGAtgagataataattaaagatttatCTTCACACAAATGGTCCTATAAGGTTGGATTGGAAGGCTTACATCAAGAACTTTATAGCTCTGATTCTTCGAAATGGCAACAAGATAATTACCCCACGAACAAGATGTTTACGTGGTATAAG gcTGCCTTCAAAGCTCCTCTGGGAACAGATCCTGTTGTGGTGGATTTACTTGGCCTGGGAAAAGGTCTAGCGTGGGTTAATGGCAACAGCATTGGTCGATACTGGCCAAGTTTCCTTGCTGAGGATGGATGCAGTCTTGATCCATGCGATTATCGAGGCTCCTACGACAACAACAAATGTGTAACCAATTGTGGCAAACCAACTCAAAGATG GTATCATGTTCCTAGATCCTTCCTTAACAACGAAGGTGATAACACTTTGGTCTTGTTCGAGGAATTTGGTGGAGACCCTTCTTCGGTTAATTTCCAAACTATTGCAATCGGATCAGCATGCGTCAATGCtgaggagaagaagagaatcgAGCTCTCATGCCAAGGAAGGCCAGTTTCTGCAATTAAATTCGCCAGCTTCGGCAATCCGGTAGGGACATGCGGATCTTTTTCGAAGGGCACCTGTGAAGCCTCGAATGATGCCTTATCTATTGTCCAGAAG GCATGTGTTGGCCAGGAGTCTTGCACCATTGATGTTTCTGAAGACACATTTGGCTCGACTACCTGTGGTGACGATGTCATTAAGACCCTTGCTGTGGAGGCTATTTGttag
- the LOC118061231 gene encoding trihelix transcription factor ASIL2 isoform X1: protein MDDDDDIQSHSNTTESSSPSPSPPPPNGRITVTVPATATVPPPPPPQQTDNSLALVLPTKSKANGSGGGGREDCWSEGATAVLIDAWGERYLELSRGNLKQKHWKDVAEIVSSREDYSKSAKTDIQCKNRIDTVKKKYKLEKAKMASGGGVSSWPFFDPLDRLIGSTARVPAVGSGSKFPVAIPVRVRSSSRRGGSNQYHFRRNQNMKARIRKWGKDDDDDDDDDDEEEEAEEEEEEEEEEEEDGSFPPQKKRRVVVEREVGGKGGGGGKEKKGGWGNSIRMLTQAMLKFGEAYEQAETAKLQQVVEMEKTRMKFAKELELQRMQFFMQTQMEISQLKNGRKGGNASGNHHHHHHHHHTALPSLLASSP, encoded by the exons atggatgatgatgatgatatacaGTCGCACTCAAACACCACCGAGTCTTCCTCACCGTCAccgtcaccaccaccaccgaacgGAAGAATCACCGTGACTGTTCCCGCTACCGCCACCGTGCCTCCACCCCCGCCGCCACAACAGACTGACAACAGCTTAGCACTTGTTTTGCCGACGAAGTCGAAAGCGAACGGAagcggaggaggaggaagagaggATTGCTGGAGCGAAGGAGCCACGGCCGTGTTGATTGATGCTTGGGGAGAAAGGTATTTAGAGTTGAGCAGAGGGAACTTGAAGCAGAAGCACTGGAAAGATGTGGCTGAAATTGTAAGTAGTAGAGAAGATTATTCAAAATCTGCGAAAACTGATATCCAATGTAAGAATAGAATTGATACTGTGAAGAAGAAGTATAAATTGGAGAAAGCGAAAATGGCTTCTGGAGGTGGGGTAAGTTCTTGGCCTTTTTTTGATCCTTTGGATAGACTAATTGGGTCTACTGCGAGGGTTCCTGCTGTTGGTAGTGGCAGTAAATTTCCAGTTGCGATTCCTGTTAGGGTTCGGAGTAGTAGTAGGAGGGGCGGGAGTAACCAGTATCATTTCAGGAGGAATCAGAATATGAAGGCTCGGATCCGGAAATGGGGTAaggacgacgacgacgacgacgacgacgatgatgaagaggaggaggcggaggaggaagaggaggaggaggaggaggaggaagaggatgGTAGTTTTCCGCCGCAGAAGAAGAGGAGAGTGGTGGTGGAGAGGGAAGTGGGTgggaaaggaggaggaggagggaaggaaaagaaaggagggTGGGGGAATTCGATTAGGATGTTGACACAAGCAATGTTGAAGTTTGGGGAAGCTTATGAGCAAGCTGAGACTGCCAAGTTGCAGCAAGTGGTGGAGATGGAGAAGACGAGGATGAAGTTCGCGAAAGAGTTGGAGTTGCAAAGGATGCAGTTTTTTATGCAGACACAGATGGAGATTTCTCAGTTGAAGAATGGGAGAAAGGGAGGGAATGCTAGCGgcaatcaccaccaccaccaccaccaccaccataccG CACTGCCTTCTCTTCTTGCTTCCTCTCCATAG
- the LOC118061230 gene encoding beta-galactosidase 15 isoform X2 — MSSSGILALFIVCFCTSGRLWATATQVTYDNRAIIIDGKHRVLVSGSIHYPRSTTQMWPDLMKKSREGGLDAIETYVFWNAHEPARRQYDFSGNLDLVRFLKSIQDEGLYAVLRIGPYVCAEWNYGGFPVWLHNMPGIRMRTDNDVFKNEMQNFTTLIVDMVKRENLFASQGGPVILAQIENEYGDVMSAYGEEGKAYMNWCANMAQSLDIGVPWLMCKQDDAPEPMISTCNGWYCDQYQPRRSNIPKMWTENWTGWFKNWGGKDPHRTAEDLAFAVARFYQLGGTFQNYYMYHGGTNFGRSAGGPYITTSYDYDAPLDEYGNLNQPKWGHLKQLHDLLHSMEDILTTGNVSSVDLGDDSLWGTIYSNEGGSSCFLANVDQGSDKTINFQGINHTVPAWSVSILPDCLNVSYNTAKVSTQTSVMVKKANVAEDEPISRKWSWRPEMDDKAILLGKGDVTVNQILDQKDAANDLSDYLFYMTSVNLKEDDPVWSYNMTLRVKSSGQILHAFVNGELIGSQWSKNGGESFVFEQNVKLNHKKNTISLLSATVGFRNSGANFDLAPSGITGPVELIGYHGDDEVVVKDLSSQKWSYKIGLEGLNQELYSSQSLKWQEDSFPVNRTLTWYKTVFKAPLGTDPVVVDLLGMGKGLAWVNGNNIGRYWPSFIAEGDCNLEPCDYRGSYDSSKCLSNCGHPTQRWYHVPRSFLNDNGDNTLVLFEEFGGNPSSVNFQTIAIGSACISAEENRKIELSCQGRPISAFKFASFGNPQGACGSFVKGYCEGSKDALSVVEKACVGKESCTIDVSEDTFGSTTCGDDVIKTLSVEAIC, encoded by the exons ATGTCTTCTTCAGGGATTCTTGCTCTCTTCATCGTTTGTTTTTGCACGTCTGGCCGCCTGTGGGCTACTGCGACTCAGGTGACTTATGATAATAGGGCCATCATTATTGATGGCAAGCACAGAGTTCTCGTCTCTGGATCAATCCATTACCCTAGAAGCACTACACAG atgtggCCGGATTTGATGAAGAAATCAAGGGAAGGTGGGCTAGATGCCATTGAAACTTATGTTTTTTGGAATGCTCATGAACCTGCTCGTCGGCAATATGATTTTAGTGGCAATCTAGACCTTGTAAGGTTTCTTAAATCAATCCAAGATGAAGGACTTTATGCTGTTCTTCGTATTGGACCGTATGTTTGTGCTGAATGGAATTATGG TGGCTTTCCTGTGTGGTTGCATAATATGCCTGGTATTAGGATGAGAACTGATAAtgatgttttcaag AATGAGATGCAAAACTTCACTACATTGATCGTCGATATGGTGAAACGAGAAAACCTTTTTGCATCCCAAGGAGGTCCTGTTATTCTTGCTCAg ATTGAGAACGAATATGGCGATGTCATGTCAGCTTATGGAGAAGAAGGGAAGGCATATATGAATTGGTGTGCAAACATGGCTCAATCTCTTGACATTGGAGTTCCATGGCTCATGTGCAAGCAGGATGATGCTCCAGAACCAATG ATCAGTACATGCAATGGGTGGTATTGTGATCAATACCAACCTAGGAGATCAAATATTCCTAAAATGTGGACTGAGAATTGGACTGGCTG GTTTAAGAATTGGGGTGGTAAAGATCCACATAGGACTGCTGAAGATCTTGCATTTGCTGTAgcaagattttatcaattggGAGGCACTTTCCAAAACTATTATATG TATCATGGTGGAACTAATTTTGGTCGATCAGCCGGTGGTCCATACATTACTACATCCTACGATTATGATGCACCCCTCGATGAATATG GAAACCTGAACCAACCAAAATGGGGGCATTTGAAGCAACTTCATGACCTATTGCATTCCATGGAGGATATTCTCACAACTGGGAACGTTTCCTCTGTCGATTTGGGTGATGATTCTCTTTGG ggcACTATATATTCAAATGAAGGTGGATCAAGCTGTTTTTTGGCCAATGTAGATCAAGGGAGTGATAAAACAATCAATTTCCAAGGCATAAATCATACAGTACCAGCATGGTCTGTTAGTATACTTCCAGATTGTCTAAATGTGTCTTACAACACAGCCAAG gTATCTACTCAAACATCAGTGATGGTCAAGAAAGCAAACGTCGCCGAAGATGAGCCCATTTCTCGTAAATGGTCATGGAGACCTGAAATGGACGATAAGGCTATACTTCTTGGAAAGGGAGATGTCACCGTTAATCAGATTCTTGACCAAAAAGATGCGGCGAATGATTTGAGTGATTATTTGTTCTACATGACAAg tgtGAATCTTAAAGAAGATGATCCAGTCTGGAGTTATAATATGACACTTCGAGTTAAAAGTAGCGGCCAAATTCTTCATGCCTTTGTTAATGGAGAACTTATtg GTTCTCAGTGGTCTAAGAATGGCGGTGAGAGTTTTGTTTTTGAGCAAAACGTGAAACTGAATCATAAGAAAAACACAATTAGTCTGCTCAGCGCTACAGTTGGTTTCAGG AACTCCGGAGCCAATTTTGATCTGGCACCATCTGGGATTACTGGTCCAGTCGAGCTGATTGGCTACCATGGTGATGATGAGGTAGTTGTCAAGGATTTATCATCACAAAAATGGTCATACAAGATTGGATTGGAAGGTTTGAATCAAGAACTCTACAGCAGTCAGTCTCTTAAGTGGCAAGAAGATAGCTTCCCTGTAAACAGGACATTAACTTGGTACaag acTGTGTTCAAAGCTCCTTTGGGAACAGATCCTGTTGTGGTAGATTTACTTGGAATGGGAAAAGGTCTAGCTTGGGTTAATGGTAACAACATTGGTCGATATTGGCCAAGTTTCATAGCTGAGGGTGATTGCAATCTTGAACCATGTGATTATCGAGGTTCATACGACAGCAGCAAATGTCTCTCTAACTGTGGCCATCCAACTCAAAGATG GTATCATGTCCCAAGATCATTCCTCAATGACAATGGCGATAACACATTGGTCTTGTTTGAAGAGTTTGGTGGAAACCCTTCATCGGTTAATTTCCAAACTATTGCTATTGGATCTGCATGCATCAGTGCTGAGGAGAACAGGAAGATCGAGCTCTCATGCCAAGGAAGACCGATTTCTGCTTTTAAATTTGCTAGCTTCGGTAATCCACAAGGGGCTTGTGGATCTTTTGTGAAGGGATATTGTGAGGGATCAAAGGATGCATTATCAGTTGTCGAAAag GCATGTGTTGGCAAGGAGTCGTGCACCATTGATGTTTCCGAAGATACATTTGGCTCGACTACCTGTGGCGATGATGTTATCAAGACCCTTTCCGTGGAGGCTATTTGttag
- the LOC118061230 gene encoding beta-galactosidase 7 isoform X1 — translation MWPDLMKKSREGGLDAIETYVFWNAHEPARRQYDFSGNLDLVRFLKSIQDEGLYAVLRIGPYVCAEWNYGGFPVWLHNMPGIRMRTDNDVFKNEMQNFTTLIVDMVKRENLFASQGGPVILAQIENEYGDVMSAYGEEGKAYMNWCANMAQSLDIGVPWLMCKQDDAPEPMISTCNGWYCDQYQPRRSNIPKMWTENWTGWFKNWGGKDPHRTAEDLAFAVARFYQLGGTFQNYYMYHGGTNFGRSAGGPYITTSYDYDAPLDEYGNLNQPKWGHLKQLHDLLHSMEDILTTGNVSSVDLGDDSLWGTIYSNEGGSSCFLANVDQGSDKTINFQGINHTVPAWSVSILPDCLNVSYNTAKVSTQTSVMVKKANVAEDEPISRKWSWRPEMDDKAILLGKGDVTVNQILDQKDAANDLSDYLFYMTSVNLKEDDPVWSYNMTLRVKSSGQILHAFVNGELIGSQWSKNGGESFVFEQNVKLNHKKNTISLLSATVGFRNSGANFDLAPSGITGPVELIGYHGDDEVVVKDLSSQKWSYKIGLEGLNQELYSSQSLKWQEDSFPVNRTLTWYKTVFKAPLGTDPVVVDLLGMGKGLAWVNGNNIGRYWPSFIAEGDCNLEPCDYRGSYDSSKCLSNCGHPTQRWYHVPRSFLNDNGDNTLVLFEEFGGNPSSVNFQTIAIGSACISAEENRKIELSCQGRPISAFKFASFGNPQGACGSFVKGYCEGSKDALSVVEKACVGKESCTIDVSEDTFGSTTCGDDVIKTLSVEAIC, via the exons atgtggCCGGATTTGATGAAGAAATCAAGGGAAGGTGGGCTAGATGCCATTGAAACTTATGTTTTTTGGAATGCTCATGAACCTGCTCGTCGGCAATATGATTTTAGTGGCAATCTAGACCTTGTAAGGTTTCTTAAATCAATCCAAGATGAAGGACTTTATGCTGTTCTTCGTATTGGACCGTATGTTTGTGCTGAATGGAATTATGG TGGCTTTCCTGTGTGGTTGCATAATATGCCTGGTATTAGGATGAGAACTGATAAtgatgttttcaag AATGAGATGCAAAACTTCACTACATTGATCGTCGATATGGTGAAACGAGAAAACCTTTTTGCATCCCAAGGAGGTCCTGTTATTCTTGCTCAg ATTGAGAACGAATATGGCGATGTCATGTCAGCTTATGGAGAAGAAGGGAAGGCATATATGAATTGGTGTGCAAACATGGCTCAATCTCTTGACATTGGAGTTCCATGGCTCATGTGCAAGCAGGATGATGCTCCAGAACCAATG ATCAGTACATGCAATGGGTGGTATTGTGATCAATACCAACCTAGGAGATCAAATATTCCTAAAATGTGGACTGAGAATTGGACTGGCTG GTTTAAGAATTGGGGTGGTAAAGATCCACATAGGACTGCTGAAGATCTTGCATTTGCTGTAgcaagattttatcaattggGAGGCACTTTCCAAAACTATTATATG TATCATGGTGGAACTAATTTTGGTCGATCAGCCGGTGGTCCATACATTACTACATCCTACGATTATGATGCACCCCTCGATGAATATG GAAACCTGAACCAACCAAAATGGGGGCATTTGAAGCAACTTCATGACCTATTGCATTCCATGGAGGATATTCTCACAACTGGGAACGTTTCCTCTGTCGATTTGGGTGATGATTCTCTTTGG ggcACTATATATTCAAATGAAGGTGGATCAAGCTGTTTTTTGGCCAATGTAGATCAAGGGAGTGATAAAACAATCAATTTCCAAGGCATAAATCATACAGTACCAGCATGGTCTGTTAGTATACTTCCAGATTGTCTAAATGTGTCTTACAACACAGCCAAG gTATCTACTCAAACATCAGTGATGGTCAAGAAAGCAAACGTCGCCGAAGATGAGCCCATTTCTCGTAAATGGTCATGGAGACCTGAAATGGACGATAAGGCTATACTTCTTGGAAAGGGAGATGTCACCGTTAATCAGATTCTTGACCAAAAAGATGCGGCGAATGATTTGAGTGATTATTTGTTCTACATGACAAg tgtGAATCTTAAAGAAGATGATCCAGTCTGGAGTTATAATATGACACTTCGAGTTAAAAGTAGCGGCCAAATTCTTCATGCCTTTGTTAATGGAGAACTTATtg GTTCTCAGTGGTCTAAGAATGGCGGTGAGAGTTTTGTTTTTGAGCAAAACGTGAAACTGAATCATAAGAAAAACACAATTAGTCTGCTCAGCGCTACAGTTGGTTTCAGG AACTCCGGAGCCAATTTTGATCTGGCACCATCTGGGATTACTGGTCCAGTCGAGCTGATTGGCTACCATGGTGATGATGAGGTAGTTGTCAAGGATTTATCATCACAAAAATGGTCATACAAGATTGGATTGGAAGGTTTGAATCAAGAACTCTACAGCAGTCAGTCTCTTAAGTGGCAAGAAGATAGCTTCCCTGTAAACAGGACATTAACTTGGTACaag acTGTGTTCAAAGCTCCTTTGGGAACAGATCCTGTTGTGGTAGATTTACTTGGAATGGGAAAAGGTCTAGCTTGGGTTAATGGTAACAACATTGGTCGATATTGGCCAAGTTTCATAGCTGAGGGTGATTGCAATCTTGAACCATGTGATTATCGAGGTTCATACGACAGCAGCAAATGTCTCTCTAACTGTGGCCATCCAACTCAAAGATG GTATCATGTCCCAAGATCATTCCTCAATGACAATGGCGATAACACATTGGTCTTGTTTGAAGAGTTTGGTGGAAACCCTTCATCGGTTAATTTCCAAACTATTGCTATTGGATCTGCATGCATCAGTGCTGAGGAGAACAGGAAGATCGAGCTCTCATGCCAAGGAAGACCGATTTCTGCTTTTAAATTTGCTAGCTTCGGTAATCCACAAGGGGCTTGTGGATCTTTTGTGAAGGGATATTGTGAGGGATCAAAGGATGCATTATCAGTTGTCGAAAag GCATGTGTTGGCAAGGAGTCGTGCACCATTGATGTTTCCGAAGATACATTTGGCTCGACTACCTGTGGCGATGATGTTATCAAGACCCTTTCCGTGGAGGCTATTTGttag
- the LOC118061231 gene encoding trihelix transcription factor ASIL2 isoform X2: MDDDDDIQSHSNTTESSSPSPSPPPPNGRITVTVPATATVPPPPPPQQTDNSLALVLPTKSKANGSGGGGREDCWSEGATAVLIDAWGERYLELSRGNLKQKHWKDVAEIVSSREDYSKSAKTDIQCKNRIDTVKKKYKLEKAKMASGGGVSSWPFFDPLDRLIGSTARVPAVGSGSKFPVAIPVRVRSSSRRGGSNQYHFRRNQNMKARIRKWGKDDDDDDDDDDEEEEAEEEEEEEEEEEEDGSFPPQKKRRVVVEREVGGKGGGGGKEKKGGWGNSIRMLTQAMLKFGEAYEQAETAKLQQVVEMEKTRMKFAKELELQRMQFFMQTQMEISQLKNGRKGGNASGNHHHHHHHHHTGSVWESYGF; the protein is encoded by the exons atggatgatgatgatgatatacaGTCGCACTCAAACACCACCGAGTCTTCCTCACCGTCAccgtcaccaccaccaccgaacgGAAGAATCACCGTGACTGTTCCCGCTACCGCCACCGTGCCTCCACCCCCGCCGCCACAACAGACTGACAACAGCTTAGCACTTGTTTTGCCGACGAAGTCGAAAGCGAACGGAagcggaggaggaggaagagaggATTGCTGGAGCGAAGGAGCCACGGCCGTGTTGATTGATGCTTGGGGAGAAAGGTATTTAGAGTTGAGCAGAGGGAACTTGAAGCAGAAGCACTGGAAAGATGTGGCTGAAATTGTAAGTAGTAGAGAAGATTATTCAAAATCTGCGAAAACTGATATCCAATGTAAGAATAGAATTGATACTGTGAAGAAGAAGTATAAATTGGAGAAAGCGAAAATGGCTTCTGGAGGTGGGGTAAGTTCTTGGCCTTTTTTTGATCCTTTGGATAGACTAATTGGGTCTACTGCGAGGGTTCCTGCTGTTGGTAGTGGCAGTAAATTTCCAGTTGCGATTCCTGTTAGGGTTCGGAGTAGTAGTAGGAGGGGCGGGAGTAACCAGTATCATTTCAGGAGGAATCAGAATATGAAGGCTCGGATCCGGAAATGGGGTAaggacgacgacgacgacgacgacgacgatgatgaagaggaggaggcggaggaggaagaggaggaggaggaggaggaggaagaggatgGTAGTTTTCCGCCGCAGAAGAAGAGGAGAGTGGTGGTGGAGAGGGAAGTGGGTgggaaaggaggaggaggagggaaggaaaagaaaggagggTGGGGGAATTCGATTAGGATGTTGACACAAGCAATGTTGAAGTTTGGGGAAGCTTATGAGCAAGCTGAGACTGCCAAGTTGCAGCAAGTGGTGGAGATGGAGAAGACGAGGATGAAGTTCGCGAAAGAGTTGGAGTTGCAAAGGATGCAGTTTTTTATGCAGACACAGATGGAGATTTCTCAGTTGAAGAATGGGAGAAAGGGAGGGAATGCTAGCGgcaatcaccaccaccaccaccaccaccaccataccG GGTCCGTTTGGGAAAGCTATGGCTTTTAG